Proteins encoded within one genomic window of Conchiformibius steedae:
- the nrdB gene encoding class Ia ribonucleoside-diphosphate reductase subunit beta, with translation MHYSTFSKEANNALNEPMFFGQSVNVARYDQQKYEIFEKLIEKQLSFFWRPEEIDVSRDRIDYANLPDHEKHIFISNLKYQTLLDSIQGRSPNVALLPLVSIPELETWIETWSFSETIHSRSYTHIIRNIVNDPSIVFDDIVQNEYIIARAEDIACYYDDLIEYTQYYNLLGEGKHTVNGKSITVSLRELKKKLYVCLMCVNVLEAIRFYVSFACSFAFAERELMEGNAKIIKLIARDEALHLTSTQHMLNLMRNGADDPEMAEIAAELQNESFELFKKAAQQEKEWAEYLFKDGSMIGLNKDILSQYIEYITNLRMGAVGLPQAFPGANQNPIPWINAWLSSDNVQVAPQEVEISSYLIGQIDAKVNAEDLGDFEL, from the coding sequence ATGCACTACAGCACCTTCAGCAAAGAAGCCAACAACGCCCTGAACGAACCCATGTTTTTCGGACAATCCGTTAATGTGGCGCGTTACGACCAACAAAAATACGAAATTTTTGAAAAACTAATTGAAAAACAACTGTCTTTCTTTTGGCGTCCCGAAGAGATTGACGTTTCCCGCGACCGTATTGACTACGCCAATCTGCCCGACCACGAAAAACACATTTTTATCAGCAATTTAAAATACCAAACCTTATTAGATTCCATTCAAGGGCGCAGTCCCAATGTTGCTTTACTGCCCTTGGTGTCCATTCCCGAGCTGGAAACATGGATTGAAACATGGTCTTTTTCCGAAACCATTCACTCACGCAGCTACACCCACATTATCCGCAATATTGTTAACGACCCGTCCATTGTGTTTGACGATATTGTGCAAAACGAATACATCATCGCCCGCGCCGAAGACATTGCCTGCTATTACGATGATTTGATTGAATACACCCAATATTACAATCTGTTGGGCGAAGGCAAACACACGGTAAACGGCAAAAGCATTACCGTTTCGCTGCGCGAATTAAAGAAAAAACTGTATGTGTGCCTGATGTGCGTGAATGTGTTGGAAGCCATTCGTTTTTATGTGTCGTTTGCCTGCTCGTTTGCCTTTGCCGAACGCGAGTTGATGGAAGGCAATGCCAAGATTATCAAGCTGATTGCGCGTGATGAAGCCTTGCACCTGACTTCTACCCAACATATGTTGAACCTGATGCGTAACGGCGCAGACGACCCCGAAATGGCAGAAATCGCCGCCGAATTGCAAAACGAAAGTTTTGAATTGTTTAAAAAAGCGGCGCAGCAGGAAAAAGAATGGGCAGAATACCTGTTTAAAGATGGCTCAATGATTGGTCTGAACAAAGATATTCTCAGTCAATATATTGAGTATATTACCAATTTACGAATGGGCGCAGTGGGCTTGCCGCAGGCGTTTCCGGGGGCAAACCAAAATCCGATTCCGTGGATTAATGCGTGGCTGTCGTCCGACAATGTGCAGGTTGCGCCGCAGGAAGTGGAAATTTCGTCTTATTTAATCGGTCAAATTGATGCGAAAGTAAACGCGGAAGATTTGGGCGACTTTGAGCTATGA
- the yfaE gene encoding class I ribonucleotide reductase maintenance protein YfaE has protein sequence MARVRTADTEFVLREGETLLEGLERTGHAVEYQCRSGYCGSCRLRLVSGEVVYSEMPMAFVAAGEVLPCCCHAATSEVEVVCGLIQAHTQPFPE, from the coding sequence ATGGCGCGGGTACGCACCGCCGATACGGAATTTGTGTTGCGCGAGGGCGAAACGCTGTTAGAAGGCTTGGAACGCACGGGACACGCGGTAGAATACCAATGCCGCAGCGGTTATTGCGGGTCGTGTCGGCTGCGGCTGGTGTCGGGCGAAGTGGTGTACTCGGAAATGCCGATGGCGTTTGTGGCGGCGGGCGAGGTATTGCCCTGCTGCTGCCACGCCGCCACAAGCGAAGTGGAAGTGGTGTGTGGTCTTATCCAAGCACACACCCAGCCATTCCCAGAATAA
- the parC gene encoding DNA topoisomerase IV subunit A: MTEHADHLALAEYAQRAYLEYAMSVVKGRALPDVRDGQKPVQRRILFAMKDMGLTHAAKPVKSARVVGEILGKYHPHGDASAYDAMVRMAQDFTLRYPLIDGIGNFGSRDGDGAAAMRYTEARLTPLAELLLDELDQGTADFIPNYDGAFREPDCLPARLPMLLLNGASGIAVGMATEIPSHNLNETAAAAVALLKNPELDTAALTAYLPAPDFAGGGHIITAPADLQRLYDSGKGSIRVRARYRVEQLARGQWRIIVYELPPQTNAQKILAEIEEQTNPKPKAGKKQLSQEQVNTKKLMLDLLERVRDESDSEQPVRLVFEPKSSRIQPEALMNTLMAQTSLEGNVSVNLVMMGADNRPAQKNLKTILQEWLDFRTQTVTRRLAHRLAQVEKRVHILEGRHTVFLHLDEVIALIRESDEPKGELMARFALSDIQAEDILEIRLRQLARLEGIKLEQELDKLREEAESLQNLLASESDKKKLIIKEIQADAKRFGDERRTLLQAAERATLTQTTADEPLTLIVSQQGWIRSRAGHGLDVSQTAFKEGDALQQVLEIRSVRPVVVLDTLGRSYTVDAADIPRGRGDGVPLASLIALQTGAAVLCLLAGAPEDRYLLAHSGGYGFICTLGDMVSRVKAGKEIMRLESGETVLPPVRVYRSAQADPTSHVVLASANKRLSAFPLRDLKEMAKGRGLQLTALDADDHLALCAVVSSAEYVLETAGKRGGISRETLRVADIAGKRGRKGKLLNISGTPYAVYAAIAHQSEPTL, encoded by the coding sequence ATGACCGAACACGCCGACCACCTAGCCCTTGCCGAATATGCCCAACGCGCCTATCTTGAATACGCCATGAGCGTGGTCAAAGGACGCGCCCTGCCCGATGTGCGCGACGGACAAAAGCCCGTACAGCGGCGCATTTTGTTTGCCATGAAAGACATGGGGCTGACCCACGCCGCCAAGCCCGTTAAATCGGCGCGGGTGGTGGGCGAAATTCTTGGTAAATACCACCCCCACGGCGACGCTTCCGCCTACGATGCCATGGTGCGCATGGCACAGGATTTTACCCTGCGTTATCCGCTGATTGACGGCATCGGCAATTTTGGTTCGCGTGACGGCGACGGCGCAGCGGCAATGCGTTACACCGAAGCCCGTCTCACGCCCTTGGCGGAACTGCTGTTAGACGAACTGGACCAAGGCACTGCCGATTTTATTCCCAATTATGACGGCGCATTCCGCGAGCCTGACTGTCTGCCTGCCCGTTTGCCCATGCTGCTGCTCAATGGCGCATCGGGCATTGCCGTGGGCATGGCAACCGAAATCCCTTCTCACAATCTCAACGAAACCGCAGCCGCAGCCGTTGCCCTGCTGAAAAATCCCGAACTGGACACCGCTGCGCTCACTGCCTATCTGCCTGCCCCCGATTTTGCGGGTGGCGGACACATCATCACCGCCCCCGCCGATTTGCAACGCCTGTACGACAGCGGCAAAGGCAGCATCCGCGTCCGCGCCCGCTACCGTGTAGAACAGCTGGCACGCGGACAATGGCGCATCATCGTATATGAACTGCCCCCGCAAACCAACGCCCAAAAAATCCTTGCCGAAATTGAAGAGCAAACCAATCCCAAACCCAAAGCAGGCAAAAAACAGCTTTCGCAAGAACAAGTCAATACCAAAAAACTGATGTTGGATTTGCTGGAACGCGTGCGCGACGAAAGCGACAGCGAACAGCCCGTGCGTTTGGTTTTTGAACCCAAATCTTCCCGCATTCAGCCCGAAGCACTGATGAACACCCTGATGGCGCAAACCTCGCTGGAAGGCAATGTATCGGTCAATTTGGTGATGATGGGCGCAGACAACCGTCCCGCACAAAAAAACCTGAAAACCATTTTGCAGGAATGGCTGGATTTCCGCACCCAAACCGTTACCCGCCGTTTGGCGCACCGTTTGGCGCAGGTGGAAAAACGGGTACATATTTTGGAAGGGCGACACACCGTTTTTCTGCATTTAGATGAAGTGATTGCCTTAATCCGCGAATCAGACGAACCCAAAGGCGAGCTGATGGCGCGTTTTGCCTTAAGCGACATTCAGGCAGAAGATATTTTGGAAATCCGTTTGCGCCAATTGGCACGTTTGGAAGGCATCAAGTTAGAACAAGAATTGGACAAACTGCGTGAAGAAGCGGAAAGTTTGCAAAATCTGCTTGCCAGCGAATCGGATAAGAAAAAACTGATTATTAAAGAAATTCAAGCCGATGCCAAACGCTTTGGCGATGAACGGCGCACGCTGCTGCAAGCTGCCGAACGCGCCACCCTTACCCAAACCACTGCCGATGAACCGCTGACACTGATTGTGTCGCAACAAGGCTGGATTCGCAGCCGTGCGGGACACGGTTTGGATGTGTCGCAAACGGCGTTTAAAGAAGGCGATGCCTTGCAGCAGGTTTTGGAAATCCGCAGCGTGCGCCCCGTGGTGGTGCTGGACACGCTGGGGCGCAGTTATACGGTGGATGCGGCAGATATTCCGCGCGGGCGCGGCGACGGTGTGCCATTGGCTTCTTTAATTGCTTTGCAAACAGGCGCGGCGGTGTTGTGTCTGCTGGCAGGTGCGCCCGAAGACCGTTATTTACTCGCCCATTCGGGGGGATACGGTTTTATCTGCACGTTGGGCGATATGGTGTCGCGGGTAAAAGCAGGTAAGGAAATCATGCGTTTGGAAAGCGGCGAGACAGTGCTGCCGCCCGTGCGCGTGTACCGTTCCGCGCAAGCCGACCCAACCAGCCATGTGGTGCTTGCCAGCGCAAACAAGCGTTTGAGTGCCTTTCCGCTGCGCGATTTGAAAGAAATGGCAAAAGGACGCGGTTTGCAGCTGACCGCCTTGGATGCAGACGACCATTTGGCATTGTGTGCGGTGGTGTCGTCTGCCGAATATGTTTTGGAAACCGCAGGCAAACGCGGGGGCATCAGCCGCGAAACCTTGCGCGTGGCGGATATTGCGGGCAAGCGCGGGCGTAAAGGCAAGCTGTTGAACATCAGCGGTACGCCCTATGCTGTGTACGCCGCCATTGCCCATCAATCGGAACCAACCCTATGA
- a CDS encoding ATP-binding protein, with product MSESVQQRPWQARDWEEQIDRIIGFTNIARITIFFTLMMFTAFSQQLSELFEIQNNHLSPVFTYLNSNGMHVWLWTYGIMTIFCIIQPNWQKQKHSETPSASAVADITMMVLLTHLLGGVNSGFAILILPFLAISCLLSYGRYPMLYAGYAAILLLLFLIWREWPFSSEAPSYFNSITGNILLIAGCYLVSLLTSYSASFLSRAGESVKKHRTAFERISALNKVVLNRMQEAVLVVDADCRVWLHNRQTLQYFSNIKANSRAPFLRDVIRRWQGNSKQLFETGLMINERDMNVRAVPVIQENTELLILFIRAEKERQLEAQSVKLASLGLLTANFAHEIRNPLSAVRQANGLMIENNDNEERPDPMTAKLCGIIDKNIARIDKMIEEVSSLNKRDRINRQTIIFEEFWNNFYQEFLLTRPEAANGIAVSIVKNTAVIFDAMHLQQILWNLCNNAWRHGSKRKHSVTLTVYPHKNGNFSLRVFDDGGGVPDNIIQHLFEPFYTTQAEGTGLGLYIARELAHANKGDLRYLPDKKAFELILPKAES from the coding sequence ATGAGCGAATCCGTACAGCAGCGCCCTTGGCAGGCGCGTGATTGGGAAGAACAAATTGACCGCATCATCGGTTTTACCAATATCGCCCGCATCACCATTTTTTTTACATTGATGATGTTTACTGCTTTTTCGCAGCAGTTAAGCGAATTGTTTGAAATCCAAAATAACCATTTGTCGCCCGTCTTTACCTACCTGAATTCCAACGGCATGCATGTTTGGCTGTGGACTTACGGTATTATGACCATTTTCTGCATCATCCAACCCAATTGGCAAAAGCAGAAGCACAGTGAAACGCCCAGTGCTTCTGCCGTTGCCGATATTACCATGATGGTACTGCTGACACACCTTTTGGGCGGGGTGAATTCGGGCTTTGCGATTTTGATTTTGCCGTTTTTGGCGATTTCGTGCCTGCTCAGTTACGGGCGTTATCCCATGCTGTATGCGGGTTATGCGGCGATTTTGCTGTTGCTGTTTCTGATTTGGCGCGAATGGCCGTTTTCTTCGGAAGCACCCAGTTATTTCAATAGCATTACAGGCAATATTTTGCTGATTGCGGGCTGTTATCTGGTGTCGCTGCTGACGTCTTATTCGGCATCGTTTTTATCACGCGCAGGCGAATCGGTTAAAAAACACCGCACGGCGTTTGAACGCATCAGCGCACTCAATAAGGTGGTATTGAACCGTATGCAGGAAGCGGTGCTGGTGGTGGACGCCGATTGCCGCGTGTGGCTGCACAACCGCCAAACCCTGCAGTATTTTTCCAATATCAAGGCAAACAGCCGCGCCCCGTTTTTGCGTGATGTCATCCGCCGCTGGCAGGGCAACAGCAAGCAATTGTTTGAAACTGGTTTGATGATTAACGAGCGCGACATGAACGTGCGCGCCGTTCCTGTGATTCAGGAAAACACAGAACTGCTGATTTTGTTTATCCGTGCCGAAAAAGAACGCCAGCTGGAAGCGCAATCGGTCAAACTGGCATCGCTGGGGCTGCTTACCGCCAATTTTGCCCACGAAATCCGCAATCCGCTTTCCGCCGTGCGCCAAGCCAACGGGCTGATGATTGAAAACAACGACAACGAAGAACGTCCCGACCCGATGACTGCCAAATTATGCGGCATCATCGATAAAAACATTGCCCGTATCGACAAGATGATTGAAGAAGTGTCCAGCCTGAACAAGCGCGACCGCATTAACCGTCAGACCATTATTTTTGAAGAGTTTTGGAATAATTTTTATCAGGAATTCCTGCTCACCCGTCCCGAAGCCGCCAACGGCATTGCCGTGAGTATTGTTAAAAATACCGCCGTAATTTTTGATGCCATGCACCTGCAGCAAATCCTATGGAATTTGTGCAACAATGCGTGGCGGCACGGCAGCAAACGCAAACATTCGGTTACGCTTACCGTGTATCCGCACAAAAACGGCAATTTTTCGCTGCGGGTATTTGACGATGGCGGCGGCGTGCCCGACAATATCATCCAACATTTATTTGAACCGTTTTACACCACACAAGCAGAAGGTACGGGCTTGGGGCTGTATATTGCCCGCGAGCTGGCACACGCCAATAAAGGCGATTTGCGCTACCTGCCCGACAAAAAAGCCTTTGAACTGATTTTACCGAAAGCCGAATCATGA
- a CDS encoding sigma-54-dependent transcriptional regulator, producing the protein MTRNSLNRPVLVVDDEADIRDLMEMTLMKMGLDVDTAEGVTIAKKKLDENRYSLVLTDMRMPDGSGLEVVEHIMNGGHDTPVAVITAFGNADQAVQALKIGAFDYLQKPITLAQLRTLVKSAVKVQDESNRPLTPPQRPAEAAPAAPAPVTPPPVRPAPETPAFSEQSRIDVFTEPAAPALHGLKHEHDIPRILGKSQQIEEARRLIRKLSQTQVPVYISGESGSGKEQAARSIHELSARRDKPFIAVNCGAIPENLMESEFFGYKKGSFTGADQDRLGFFQHAHGGTLFLDEVADLPLAMQVKLLRAIQEKAVRRIGDAQEVKVDVRIISATHKNLAALVQDGSFRQDLFYRLNVVSLHMPPLREMHEDLEQLIVYLLKKHHGGQGIKMTAAARDALLHYNYPGNFRELENILERAVALAADNVIDVEDLQIHSEPMSLGSEHLLVEEPAESTGLPGFQMGHTQLQDYLDDVERQILQLALTHTRYNRTQAAKVLGISFRSMRYRLDRLSIE; encoded by the coding sequence ATGACCCGAAACAGCCTTAACCGCCCCGTGCTGGTGGTGGACGATGAAGCCGATATCCGCGACTTGATGGAAATGACCCTGATGAAAATGGGTTTGGACGTGGACACCGCCGAAGGTGTGACCATTGCCAAGAAAAAACTGGACGAAAACCGCTATTCGCTGGTGCTCACCGATATGCGCATGCCCGACGGTTCGGGCTTGGAAGTGGTGGAACACATTATGAACGGCGGACACGACACCCCCGTGGCGGTGATTACCGCTTTCGGCAATGCCGACCAAGCCGTGCAAGCCTTAAAAATCGGCGCGTTTGACTACCTGCAAAAACCCATCACGCTGGCACAGCTGCGGACTTTGGTAAAATCTGCCGTAAAAGTACAGGACGAAAGCAACCGTCCGCTCACACCGCCGCAGCGTCCTGCCGAAGCCGCGCCAGCCGCGCCCGCACCCGTTACACCTCCCCCCGTGCGCCCCGCACCCGAAACACCCGCGTTTTCCGAGCAAAGCCGTATTGACGTGTTTACCGAACCCGCCGCGCCCGCCCTGCACGGACTCAAACACGAACACGATATTCCGCGCATTCTCGGCAAATCGCAGCAGATTGAAGAAGCCCGCCGCCTCATCCGCAAACTGTCGCAAACCCAAGTGCCCGTGTATATTTCAGGCGAAAGCGGTTCGGGCAAAGAACAGGCTGCGCGCAGTATTCACGAGCTTTCCGCCCGCCGCGACAAGCCCTTTATCGCGGTAAACTGCGGCGCGATTCCCGAAAACCTGATGGAAAGCGAATTTTTCGGCTACAAAAAAGGCAGTTTTACGGGCGCAGACCAAGACCGTTTGGGCTTTTTCCAACACGCCCACGGCGGCACGCTGTTTTTAGACGAAGTGGCGGATTTGCCTTTAGCCATGCAGGTCAAGCTGTTACGTGCCATTCAGGAAAAAGCCGTGCGCCGCATCGGCGATGCCCAAGAAGTCAAAGTTGATGTGCGCATTATTTCCGCCACCCACAAAAACCTTGCCGCGCTGGTGCAGGACGGCAGCTTCCGCCAAGACTTGTTCTACCGCTTAAACGTGGTGTCGCTGCACATGCCGCCGCTGCGCGAAATGCATGAAGATTTAGAACAACTGATTGTTTACCTGCTGAAAAAACACCACGGCGGACAAGGCATCAAAATGACTGCCGCCGCCCGCGATGCCCTGTTGCACTACAACTATCCGGGCAATTTCCGCGAGCTGGAAAATATTTTGGAACGTGCCGTTGCCCTTGCCGCCGATAATGTGATTGACGTGGAAGATTTACAAATCCACAGCGAACCGATGAGCCTCGGCAGCGAACACCTGCTGGTGGAAGAACCTGCCGAAAGCACAGGCTTACCCGGTTTTCAGATGGGGCACACCCAATTGCAAGACTATTTGGACGATGTGGAACGCCAGATTTTGCAATTGGCACTCACGCACACCCGCTACAACCGCACCCAAGCCGCCAAAGTATTGGGCATCAGCTTCCGCAGCATGCGCTACCGCTTGGACCGTTTGTCAATCGAATAA
- a CDS encoding substrate-binding periplasmic protein, whose translation MKRLLSVFLLLPCLQGCSPEDAPAADAPAPKTQYRVFIEQSHPPFIMHGGDQASGFEYEILEAIGKKEGFSLHYTPYLWAELFDALQQGKADIISAGITVTDARKSKMLFANPHFETESVLLVHKNSNIKSFNDIIGKKIAAKKGTVQEQIVQQYQKGYGQVVDIPTTWMSVSRTMTAQTDGAVGDFGVMQYYTKQYGSQYGLELIRDPKAVKEQLAFAVKLGNSELQGKLNSGLAKIKADGSYERIYQKWFGETHK comes from the coding sequence ATGAAACGCCTGTTGTCTGTTTTTTTGTTGCTGCCCTGTTTGCAGGGCTGTTCGCCTGAAGACGCGCCCGCTGCCGATGCCCCCGCGCCCAAAACGCAATACCGCGTGTTTATTGAGCAGTCGCATCCGCCGTTTATCATGCACGGCGGCGACCAAGCCAGCGGTTTTGAATACGAAATATTGGAAGCCATCGGCAAAAAAGAAGGATTTTCCTTGCACTACACCCCCTATTTGTGGGCAGAACTGTTTGATGCCTTACAACAGGGCAAAGCCGATATTATCAGCGCAGGCATTACCGTAACCGATGCGCGTAAAAGCAAAATGCTGTTTGCCAACCCGCATTTTGAAACCGAATCGGTGCTGCTGGTGCATAAAAACAGCAATATCAAGAGCTTTAACGATATTATCGGTAAAAAAATCGCCGCCAAAAAAGGCACGGTACAGGAACAGATTGTCCAGCAATACCAAAAAGGCTACGGGCAAGTGGTGGATATTCCGACCACTTGGATGAGCGTAAGCCGCACCATGACCGCCCAAACCGACGGTGCAGTGGGCGACTTCGGCGTGATGCAGTACTACACCAAACAATACGGTTCGCAATACGGTTTGGAACTGATACGCGACCCCAAAGCCGTTAAAGAACAACTGGCTTTCGCCGTCAAATTAGGCAATAGCGAATTGCAAGGCAAACTCAACAGCGGCTTGGCAAAAATCAAAGCCGATGGCAGCTACGAACGCATTTACCAAAAATGGTTTGGCGAAACCCACAAATAA
- the purB gene encoding adenylosuccinate lyase, translating to MIDPIFALSPLDGRYAAAAEPLRPVFSEYGLMKARVRVELEWLKTLAAAPQIAEVPPFSAATVSEIDAVMRDFDLNDAAAVKAIEATTNHDVKAIEYWLKQRFADHAEIAAAAEFIHFACTSEDINNLSHALMLRQARDEVLLPKLDEICAKLREMAHALADVPMMSRTHGQPATPTTLGKEIANVLYRLQRQIKQLQNQECLGKINGAVGNYNAHLSAYPDFDWENHCRNFVEQALGLTFNPYTIQIEPHDYMAELFQVLSRINTILIDFNRDVWGYISLGYFKQKVKEGEVGSSTMPHKVNPIDFENSEGNLGVANALLGFLAEKLPVSRWQRDLTDSTVLRNMGVAAGYTLLGWVAHLRGLNKLEANPAALAADLDATWELLAEPIQTVMRRYAVPQAYEQLKALTRGKDGITPESLRQFIETLAIPAEAKQELLALTPALYIGKAADLAKRI from the coding sequence ATGATTGACCCCATTTTTGCCCTTTCCCCCCTAGACGGCCGCTATGCCGCCGCCGCCGAACCGCTGCGCCCCGTGTTTTCCGAATACGGGCTGATGAAAGCCCGCGTGCGCGTGGAACTGGAATGGCTTAAAACCCTTGCCGCCGCGCCGCAAATCGCCGAAGTGCCGCCGTTTTCCGCCGCCACCGTCAGCGAAATTGACGCGGTGATGCGCGATTTTGACTTAAACGATGCCGCTGCCGTCAAAGCCATTGAAGCCACCACCAACCACGATGTCAAAGCCATTGAATATTGGTTGAAACAACGTTTTGCCGACCATGCCGAAATCGCCGCCGCCGCCGAATTTATCCATTTTGCCTGCACCAGCGAAGACATCAACAACCTGTCGCACGCGCTGATGTTGCGCCAAGCCCGCGATGAAGTGCTGCTGCCGAAGTTGGACGAAATCTGCGCCAAGTTGCGCGAAATGGCACACGCTTTGGCAGACGTGCCGATGATGAGCCGCACCCACGGTCAGCCCGCCACCCCCACCACGCTGGGCAAAGAAATCGCCAATGTGCTTTACCGTTTGCAACGTCAAATCAAACAGTTGCAAAACCAAGAATGCTTGGGCAAAATCAACGGCGCAGTCGGCAACTACAACGCCCATTTAAGCGCGTATCCTGATTTTGATTGGGAAAACCATTGCCGCAACTTTGTGGAACAGGCTTTGGGCTTGACCTTCAATCCCTACACCATTCAGATTGAACCACATGATTATATGGCGGAATTATTCCAAGTTCTCTCCCGCATCAACACCATTTTGATTGATTTCAACCGCGATGTGTGGGGTTATATTTCGCTGGGCTATTTCAAGCAAAAAGTGAAAGAAGGCGAAGTCGGTTCATCTACCATGCCGCACAAAGTCAATCCGATTGATTTTGAAAATTCCGAAGGTAATCTGGGCGTTGCTAATGCCCTACTCGGCTTTTTGGCGGAAAAACTACCCGTTTCACGCTGGCAGCGTGATTTGACCGACAGCACCGTGTTGCGCAATATGGGCGTGGCGGCGGGTTACACCCTGCTGGGCTGGGTGGCGCATCTGCGCGGTCTGAACAAGCTGGAAGCCAATCCCGCCGCGCTTGCCGCCGATTTGGATGCCACTTGGGAACTGCTTGCCGAGCCGATTCAAACCGTGATGCGCCGCTACGCCGTGCCGCAGGCTTATGAACAGTTAAAAGCCCTGACACGCGGTAAAGACGGCATCACGCCCGAATCCTTGCGCCAATTTATTGAAACTTTGGCGATTCCCGCCGAAGCCAAACAGGAATTGCTGGCACTCACGCCCGCGCTTTACATCGGTAAAGCAGCGGATTTGGCGAAGCGGATTTAG
- the purM gene encoding phosphoribosylformylglycinamidine cyclo-ligase: MSQSLSYRDAGVDIAAGDQLVENIKPFAKRTLRPEVLGDLGGFGALVEISRKYRNPVLVSGTDGVGTKLKLAFEWDKHDTVGIDLVAMSVNDILVQGAEPLFFLDYFACGKLDVARATDVIKGIAEGCEQSGCALIGGETAEMPGMYPEGEYDLAGFAVGVVEKDQVINGRSIATGDVVLGLASNGAHSNGYSLIRKILARDKPDLDAPFDGGKTLREAIIAPTRLYVKPILQVLKQYEIKGMAHITGGGITENLPRVLPENCVAQIKASAWQMPKLFQWLQQAGNVDTQEMYRTFNCGIGMTLVVSAEVADAVAALLSELGETVYRLGEIRTRNGDEHQTQIA, translated from the coding sequence ATGAGCCAATCCCTCAGCTACCGCGATGCCGGCGTGGACATCGCCGCCGGCGACCAACTGGTTGAAAACATCAAGCCTTTTGCCAAACGCACCCTGCGCCCCGAAGTATTGGGCGATTTGGGCGGATTTGGCGCACTGGTGGAAATCAGCCGCAAATACCGCAATCCCGTGTTGGTCAGCGGCACGGACGGCGTGGGGACGAAACTCAAGCTGGCGTTTGAATGGGACAAACACGACACCGTTGGCATTGATTTGGTGGCGATGAGCGTAAACGATATTTTGGTTCAAGGTGCAGAACCTTTGTTTTTCCTAGATTATTTCGCCTGCGGCAAGCTGGATGTGGCGCGCGCCACCGATGTGATTAAAGGCATTGCCGAAGGCTGCGAACAATCGGGTTGCGCCCTGATTGGCGGCGAAACCGCCGAAATGCCCGGAATGTACCCCGAAGGCGAATACGATTTGGCGGGCTTTGCCGTGGGCGTGGTGGAAAAAGACCAAGTGATTAACGGGCGCAGCATTGCCACAGGCGATGTGGTGCTGGGCTTGGCATCCAACGGCGCCCATTCCAACGGTTATTCATTGATTCGCAAAATTTTGGCGCGGGACAAACCCGATTTGGACGCTCCGTTTGACGGCGGCAAAACCCTGCGCGAAGCCATTATTGCGCCGACACGCTTGTATGTGAAACCGATTTTACAAGTCTTAAAACAATACGAAATCAAAGGTATGGCACACATCACGGGCGGCGGCATCACCGAAAACCTGCCGCGCGTGCTGCCTGAAAACTGCGTTGCTCAAATCAAGGCTTCCGCATGGCAGATGCCCAAGCTGTTCCAATGGCTGCAACAGGCAGGCAATGTGGACACGCAGGAAATGTACCGCACCTTTAACTGCGGCATCGGCATGACGCTGGTGGTGTCTGCCGAAGTGGCGGATGCCGTTGCCGCCCTGTTAAGCGAATTGGGCGAAACCGTGTA